Genomic window (Ureibacillus composti):
CCTTAATTCTCACAAATAGTATTCAATTAACAAGTTTTCTAATATAATGAATACCCGAGGCTGATTGATCCTAAGAATATGAATTAGAAGCTCACTCCTCTTTTTCACCTATTCACAGCAAATTATTAATAGAAGGAGAATAATATAAATGAATAAACCCGCGCATTTATCAGTGGGCTTGACAGTAGGAATTGCTACCTCTAAATATATATTGGAAACAATTCAGTATAATGGGATCGTGGATGAGATTGTTGGCGTTACAGCTGTCATTTGTGGAGCACTTTTTGGCTCACTTCTCCCAGATATTGACCATCCTAAAAGCTATATTGGAAGAAGGCTTAGAATGACTTCTTTTATGATCAGTAAAACCTTTGGACATCGTGGAATTGTACATACTCCGATTGTAGTGATTGCTTTTACAGCATTCATATATTTCCTAACGTTGCAATTAAACGGCATCATGCAAGACGTTTCACTTTCCTTTGTCATAGGTTTAGGTACTGGAATGCTCAGCCATTTGTTGTTAGACATGATGAATAAAAGAGGTATTCCGTTTTTCTATCCTTTTACATCGAAAACCTTCCATATCGCAACATTTAAAACAGGTGGAATTGGCGATACGATTACCAATACTGGATGTATTCTATTAATTTTTTGGATGTTACAAGATTCAGTGATTGGGTTGATCAAAAGTTTGCTTTAGCTTTTTCATGCTATTTTCAAATTATGAACATTTAAATGTATTAATCTATTTTATGTATAATCCAAAATGTACAAAAACAAGTGCATTTACCGCTGCCAATTAAGCACGAAAATGCACTTGTAAGTTTAAAATGGCATGGTGACGTTGAAAAAAGGGATGTGCTTAAAAATATTAAACGATGGCACTTTATATAAAAATTTGGTCTAAACCATTGTAGAACCACCATCTACATTTAAACATACGCCTGTTATAAATGAACTTTCTTCGCTGACTAAAAAATTCACTGCTGTAGCGATATCTTGAGGCTCTCCCCATTTTTGGATAGGTTGATTTGAAAAATCATAATACGCATCTTTTGTCATTTCTGTTCGAATAACACCAGGTGCTATTGCATTACATGTAATTCCATATTTGCCGACTTCTCTAGCTATCCATTTTGTCATATTAATCACACCTGCTTTTGAAGCTGCGTACGCGATACCAGATCTTCCACCTGAACCATCTTCATAAACCGGCCCCACACCACCTGTCAAGCCTGATACAGAAGCAATGTTAACAATTCTTCCGTAGCCAGCCTCTTTCATATAGGGATAAATTGCTGATTGACACATCAAAAATGTCCCGGTCATATTTGTTGCAACATCCAAATTCCAATCTTCTAATGTCATCTCAGAAAAAGCTTTTCTATTACATGTCCCCGCAACATTTACTAAAATATTTAAACTACCGAAATGTGAGTTAACCTCTTCCATAAAACTTTTCACTTGATCTTTGTTACGGATATCAAGTTGATAGCCTTTGGCAGTAAGTTCATCACCAAATGACTCTCCCTCAGCAACGACCTCTTCTAAAATATCAGCAAGTGCAACCTTGTACCCTTTTTTAATTAGATTTTCAGCTATCCCTTTACCAATTCCTCTTCCTGCTCCAGTTACAATGGCTACTTGTTTATTCATTTATTATTCTCCTTTTCTTCTATTAGATTTGGGAGTTAACTATTAACACTTTATGTTTGATCGTGTCCTTTATATTATACAATTAATATTTTCAGAAATTACAGAATTTTGAATATAGATGAGATATTTTCATCGAAAACGTTTAGATCTAGAAATCCTCTTTTCACATTTTGTTATCTTGTGTATTTGGTTGGGTTGATCACTAATCTGCGATGATTTGCGTTACAAAAAATAAAGCCACCTCTTTTAAAGAGATAGCTTTTACCAGAATAATTGATGGCTTACTCATGAACCCCCTTCGTCTCTAACACAGGATGAATGGTTTTCTTCATGCTCCAAAAATATGTTAGTACAAAACAGCTTAATAGAATTAATGCACCAAATATATAAGGTGATTCCATCTTCCAATCGTACAAGAACCCTGCACAAATTGGTCCAACCATGTTTCCAAGACTCATGTATGCATTATTCATCCCCGCCGCAAACCCTTGCTCAGCACCAGCACTTTTACTTATGACCGTATTTACTGCAGGTCGAATAAACGTTGCAGCAACTGTATTTAAGCTGGCCACCAATAAAATGATGAAAAAGCCATTCACATAGATGAGTAAGAATAATGTAACAGCAGCCATGACTAAATTAAATAGAATAATCTTCACTTCACCAAACCGGTTGAATAATCTATTCATGATGAATAATTGGAGAATGACCCCTGCAAATCCACCGACAGTAAAAATAATTGAAATTAAAAACGGTGTATACTCAAATTTATCATTTAAATATAATGACATCGTTGCTTGGTAATTTGCAATCCCGAAACTAAAGGTGAAAACTACGATTAAAAAGACAAAATAGGGTACTTTGACGGAAGTGATTAATTGTTTCACTAAATTTTCACGTGGTCGTATCACTTGGATGTTTGTATTGCGCCCAACATTTGGTATGTAAATCCATGAAAAAATTGCTGCCGCTATGGCCATCGCACCGGCAAAATAGAAAGGAAATTCTAAATTAATTCCCGATAAACCTCCACCAATTCCTGGACCAACAGTAAAACCAAAACTGATGGCCGCACCAACGAAACTCATGCCCTTCCCACGTTCTTCCACCGTTGTGATATCACCGACGTAAGCTAAAATCGTTGGCATGACAAATGCTGCTCCTACTCCACTAAGTAAACGAGAAACAAATAATAACCAAAGCGCATTTGCAACACCGAACAGGATCAGTGATATCCCATAGATGACTAGACCCATCACAATAAAATTTTTTCGGCCAAAACGATCAGACAAATCACCTACGACTGGAGACATAATTAATTGGGCAAAGGAAAAGGTCGCAATTAACAAACCATAAACCTGACCACCCGCGTTGAAAATATGCAAATAGGATGGCATGACAGGGATAATGATTCCTAACCCTCCCATGGTGATAAACGCATTAAACATTAATAAATAAAGAATGATTTTCGTATTGCGTGACATTGCCCTCACCCTTATCTTTTTTAAATAAGAAGAAGTTGTAAACACCCCCGAAACAAAGCCCCGAGTCTGTCTACAACTTAATCTCAAAATTACCTAAAATTATTACCCCATGACTGGTGATGGGTAATCGAATAAATGTTTACCATAAGCTTCTACAGCATCTTCATATAAAGAAGTTACATGTGTTCCAATGGCAATTAAATCACGTGTAATCATTTCAACTGGATTTCCTTTGACTAAAGCAAAGGCTCCTAGTGTTAGGATTGTTTTTACGCTAATATCTACACAGTTTTGAATGATTTCCGCGCGAATCGCTTTAAATTCACTTGGATGAACTCCTTCGTTATTCTCAAGCATTTCAATATATGTTTTCATTAGGCTTTTCGCTGATTGCAATTTCAGCGTTAAAGTTGCTAAAACACGTTGGCTTCGTGGACTTGCCACTTCTTGTTCACCATTCATACGTACGCGCCCTTTTGTTGCCTTTTTAAATTCATCTAGTACTCGTTCTGCAGCACCTATTGCCATTGCAGGGAACCCAACAAAGAAGGCCGGATGAAATGGAGCATTATAGTATAAATAGTCTTCATCATAATCCTTTAGGTTTGGTTTACGATTTGCCGCCATTGCCCCTAAATCAATGACCATATCATCTGGAACAAAAACATTGTCTACAATAATTGTATGACTACCAGATCCTCTTAATCCCAAGGAATTCCAATTCTCGACAATTTCAAGTTCCTTCGTATTAATAACAAACCCGTGCATCGTCTTTTTATCTGAACCTTCGCTTTGATGTAAGGCACCCACACCGACCCAACCTGCATATTTAATACCACTCACAAAATTGTATCTAGCACTAATGATAAATCCGCCATCAACTTTTTCTAATTTCCCGATTGGAGCAAAGATATCTGCCAGTAAGCCGCCCGACTGAACGATTTCTTTTTGACGATGCTCTGGTAAATAGGCTACCCATGCGTTATGAAGAGAGAAGAAGTAAGTGATCCAAGCCGCTGATAAATTATAATAGCCAACTTCTTTCACCATATCTGCAAAAGTCGTGAAATCAATCTGTGGTCCACCGAAACGCTTCGGTAAGATTAATTTATTAATCCCCTCTTCACGTATTAAGTTGATGATATTTTCAGATATTGATGAATTGAGATCTGCTTGCACTGACTCCGCTTCCGCTGCTTGCCCAATTCGTTTCGCGCTTTCCATTAACGTTTTATATACATCAACACTTTTCACTTCTAGAACCATTCTTATAACCCCTTTCACCTTTGTATTTATTCTTAAATCGATTGTATTTGTAAGAAAAACGCAATTCCTTCATGCGACTGAATTGCGTTTTGTCCTTATTCGTTCTTCTACTTAAACTCTCTAAACTTATTTCACACTCGATCTAATAAAGCCAGCAGTTAAAGTTGTTTCATCATCTTTCGGGTTGTTTAAGCCTGATTGCTCTCCCCAATAAGTGAAGCCTGTTGACATTTCATCGAATGTCCATTTAATTGGCTTCCAATCTGGTTCGAAAATTAAGTAACCATTTGAGAAAATCTCTAAACGTACGCCACTGCCTGGGTCTTTTACATAAATGTACATCGCTTGAGAGATACCATGCTTCCCTGGGCCAACAAAGACAATTTCATGTTCGCATAAAATGTCTGCAGCGCGTAATACATCTTGCGCATTATCTAACCAATACGATAAGTGGTGCAATTCATGTGGTGTTTTTGCCGTTTGCGTTTTCATAATTGCTACATCATGCACTAATGGTGTAACACTCATCCAGCCAGAAATTTGGCTATCATCTGGTGCTACTAAATATTCGCGCATTTTAAATCCTAGTTTTTCAGCTAAGAAATCTGTAATAATTTTAGAATCCATACTTGTTGCTAAATTCACATGGTCAATTCTTCGAGGTGAAATCCCTTTTGCCCACGCTTTATACGTTTGATTTTTTAAGACGGCCTTGCGATGAAGCTCAGGCTCTGGTTTTTCCATCTCAAAGTAAATCTCAAAACGATGGCCACTTGGCAACTCGAAACGAATGGCATCCCCTTGACCCGCTTCCTCACCCGCAGCAATTTTGTCTACTTCTACTCCTGCATCTTGAAGTAGCGTCGCAAAATTTTCTACATCTTCACTGCGCTTTGCTTTCCAACCGATATGGTCAATACGAGATTCTGGACCAGCTGTAATGGATAACGTATGGTGCTCGAAGTCGCCCCAGGCTCTTAAGTAATGAACGCCATCTACTTCTCTCGTTTCTTCTAGCCCGATCACATCTTTAAAGAACCACAATGATTTTTCTAAATCTGTGGACACTAATGCCACATGTCCTAACTTCGCGATTTCTGGTGCATAATGAAACTTTGTCATATAAACCCTCCAATTAATTGTCTATTATTCTTTTCTACCATTTACACGGTTTCATTAGAGTTCCAACTTTGAAGAAGTAGCTTTACAGTCGCAGTACGATTAATGTGTGAACCCCCTGTCCTGTAAAGCTCCTATTTGACAACGCTTACAAATTATTGTTTAGAAAAAAATCCATCATTATGCTTTATCTAAAGCAGGTTCCGCCTCTACCGTTACTTCCGGAATCTCTTCTGATAGCGGTTTCATTTTCATCAAGCTTAAACTTAAGATAGTAATTCCAATAAAGACTACTAGATTAATAATCCCAAGCGTATTAATACCCGCTGCCACACTCTCCGCATGTGCAGATGTTAATAAATCCGTAATTTGGACATTCACCTGCGATAAAATACCTTCTAATTCAGTTGGTACTTCTCCTGAATTTTTCGCTTGTATTAACATTGATGTTTGATCGGCATTTAATCCTAAATTGCTTGCTCTTTCAGTTATTGCACTATCAAATCCACGAGAAGTTGATAGTCCATAAATCGTCAACCCAAGAGTCGAACCAATTGGTAAGCCCAAATCTTTGAATAATGTAAATGTCCCAGTACTTACACCTTTCT
Coding sequences:
- a CDS encoding metal-dependent hydrolase: MNKPAHLSVGLTVGIATSKYILETIQYNGIVDEIVGVTAVICGALFGSLLPDIDHPKSYIGRRLRMTSFMISKTFGHRGIVHTPIVVIAFTAFIYFLTLQLNGIMQDVSLSFVIGLGTGMLSHLLLDMMNKRGIPFFYPFTSKTFHIATFKTGGIGDTITNTGCILLIFWMLQDSVIGLIKSLL
- a CDS encoding SDR family NAD(P)-dependent oxidoreductase, which translates into the protein MNKQVAIVTGAGRGIGKGIAENLIKKGYKVALADILEEVVAEGESFGDELTAKGYQLDIRNKDQVKSFMEEVNSHFGSLNILVNVAGTCNRKAFSEMTLEDWNLDVATNMTGTFLMCQSAIYPYMKEAGYGRIVNIASVSGLTGGVGPVYEDGSGGRSGIAYAASKAGVINMTKWIAREVGKYGITCNAIAPGVIRTEMTKDAYYDFSNQPIQKWGEPQDIATAVNFLVSEESSFITGVCLNVDGGSTMV
- a CDS encoding MFS transporter, which codes for MSRNTKIILYLLMFNAFITMGGLGIIIPVMPSYLHIFNAGGQVYGLLIATFSFAQLIMSPVVGDLSDRFGRKNFIVMGLVIYGISLILFGVANALWLLFVSRLLSGVGAAFVMPTILAYVGDITTVEERGKGMSFVGAAISFGFTVGPGIGGGLSGINLEFPFYFAGAMAIAAAIFSWIYIPNVGRNTNIQVIRPRENLVKQLITSVKVPYFVFLIVVFTFSFGIANYQATMSLYLNDKFEYTPFLISIIFTVGGFAGVILQLFIMNRLFNRFGEVKIILFNLVMAAVTLFLLIYVNGFFIILLVASLNTVAATFIRPAVNTVISKSAGAEQGFAAGMNNAYMSLGNMVGPICAGFLYDWKMESPYIFGALILLSCFVLTYFWSMKKTIHPVLETKGVHE
- a CDS encoding acyl-CoA dehydrogenase family protein; amino-acid sequence: MVLEVKSVDVYKTLMESAKRIGQAAEAESVQADLNSSISENIINLIREEGINKLILPKRFGGPQIDFTTFADMVKEVGYYNLSAAWITYFFSLHNAWVAYLPEHRQKEIVQSGGLLADIFAPIGKLEKVDGGFIISARYNFVSGIKYAGWVGVGALHQSEGSDKKTMHGFVINTKELEIVENWNSLGLRGSGSHTIIVDNVFVPDDMVIDLGAMAANRKPNLKDYDEDYLYYNAPFHPAFFVGFPAMAIGAAERVLDEFKKATKGRVRMNGEQEVASPRSQRVLATLTLKLQSAKSLMKTYIEMLENNEGVHPSEFKAIRAEIIQNCVDISVKTILTLGAFALVKGNPVEMITRDLIAIGTHVTSLYEDAVEAYGKHLFDYPSPVMG
- a CDS encoding VOC family protein, whose translation is MTKFHYAPEIAKLGHVALVSTDLEKSLWFFKDVIGLEETREVDGVHYLRAWGDFEHHTLSITAGPESRIDHIGWKAKRSEDVENFATLLQDAGVEVDKIAAGEEAGQGDAIRFELPSGHRFEIYFEMEKPEPELHRKAVLKNQTYKAWAKGISPRRIDHVNLATSMDSKIITDFLAEKLGFKMREYLVAPDDSQISGWMSVTPLVHDVAIMKTQTAKTPHELHHLSYWLDNAQDVLRAADILCEHEIVFVGPGKHGISQAMYIYVKDPGSGVRLEIFSNGYLIFEPDWKPIKWTFDEMSTGFTYWGEQSGLNNPKDDETTLTAGFIRSSVK